Proteins from a genomic interval of Pseudomonadota bacterium:
- a CDS encoding NAD(P)/FAD-dependent oxidoreductase encodes MIGAGPAGIAASIQLKRYGIDTILFEKNGVGGLLRNANFVENYPGFPKGISGSRLVNSFKKQLEALSINVLLEEVLRLDLEDKTKKGFIIETAAGLYRSSMTVITTGTKPKKAASITIPDNVKGNIYYEILPIIATRRKTIIIAGGGDAAFDYALNLGRYNEVIILNRTDRTRCLPLLRERASLLKNITYHENTLISGVTQSPDHGLHITCLMPGGVAAFSADYLIFAVGREPQLDFLAEKVKNSIPPLKEKGILYFAGDVHNGDFRQTSIATGEGIMTAMKIQRIMKEAQKG; translated from the coding sequence ACAACTCAAACGCTATGGAATCGACACTATACTCTTTGAAAAAAACGGTGTCGGGGGGCTGCTGCGGAACGCTAACTTTGTTGAGAATTATCCGGGGTTTCCTAAGGGGATTTCAGGCAGCCGCCTTGTCAACTCTTTCAAAAAACAATTGGAAGCCCTCTCGATAAATGTTCTCCTCGAAGAGGTTTTGAGGCTTGACCTCGAAGACAAAACGAAAAAAGGTTTCATTATAGAGACTGCCGCCGGGCTTTACAGGTCAAGCATGACAGTCATTACTACGGGAACAAAGCCAAAGAAGGCTGCATCCATTACGATACCGGACAACGTTAAAGGCAATATCTACTATGAAATCCTCCCTATTATTGCAACAAGAAGAAAGACGATCATTATTGCAGGTGGCGGAGATGCCGCCTTTGATTATGCCCTGAACCTCGGAAGATATAACGAGGTAATTATCCTCAACCGGACCGACAGAACAAGATGCCTCCCTCTTCTGCGGGAGAGGGCCTCCCTTCTGAAAAACATTACTTATCATGAAAATACCTTAATCTCAGGGGTTACACAATCGCCTGACCATGGATTGCATATCACATGTTTAATGCCCGGCGGTGTGGCCGCCTTTTCTGCCGATTATCTGATATTTGCCGTCGGTAGAGAGCCACAACTTGATTTTCTTGCTGAAAAAGTGAAGAATAGTATCCCCCCTTTGAAGGAAAAAGGGATTCTTTATTTCGCCGGCGATGTGCACAACGGTGATTTCAGACAGACCTCTATCGCTACAGGGGAGGGTATCATGACAGCCATGAAGATTCAGCGAATAATGAAGGAGGCACAAAAAGGATGA